In Equus quagga isolate Etosha38 unplaced genomic scaffold, UCLA_HA_Equagga_1.0 HiC_scaffold_15963_RagTag, whole genome shotgun sequence, the sequence GATGGATTGGGAGAAGGCCAATAGTCTACGAGGCTGCAGAGAATGGAGAGGAGGTTTGGTTTTCGGGGTGGCTGACGCTTGGGTGACCAATGGCTGAATTCCAAAGACAGAAGCTTTAAGTGTTGGCCTGGTCTCTTTCCTCAGCCCGCTGGGTAGATCCCAGGCCCCTGCCTGAGTCCTCGGGcctgaagaggaagagggagtggtCGGAGTCTCTCCAGGAGGAGACGGAGGAGGAGACAGCCGCCAAGGCTGAGGACAGCTGGGTGGTGGAGTGGCTGTGTGGACTCAGGATGAAGCTGAAGAAACAGCGGGTGTCCACAGTGCTGCCTGAACACCACGAGGTCTTCAACACACTGCTCGGTAGGAAGAGCCCCCGACAGCACCCTCcatcctattctttttttttttttcgcttagGAAGCCtgtcactcagctaacatctgtgcaatcttcctctatttggtttgtgggttgctgccacagcatggcttgatgagttgcacatgggttcgcacccaggatccagcaCCATGAAACCTGCGTGGTGAAAGTGGAATGCGCGAACCTAACCAAAACACTGCAGGGCCGGCCCAATcctatcctttttttaaaaagcgaaGAAACTTCCAATGACTACCCATTTccagtggaaaaaaaattcactgccaggtgctgtgctctCCTTCTTGGAGCACTGAGTAACGATCACTCGCTGGGGACACTTAGGCGTCACAGAGGGTTGGGCTAGACTTGGGAAGAGTGTGCACTTGGGATAAGAGCTTGGTTTTGACTGTCCCTCTGAGACGTCTTCACTCTTGCTGGCCTTTGAATATGTCTAAGGGGGATGGCAAGCCTCCCTCTGCACTCTGATGTGGCTGTCAGTTGAGAAAGTGGCTGAGTGACTTTGCGGCCTCTGCAGTGTACACTCATGCATGGTGAGGGAGCATCACTGTTTATGTCAGATCTGAGCCACGCAGACATGCGACAGACACCTACCTCTCACTCAGCCGCCCCAGGCAAGGGGGGCACCATCTTTCTTGAATGgtcttctctccccttttcccaTCAGCCTCACCCTTGGCCACAATGCAAACACTTCTCCCAGGGAGGCCTGGTCCTCCTTACTCTGGAATGCTCCCAAAGCAGCCCTGTTCCGGTTGTCACCCTAACATGTGCCCTCTCTTCTCAGAGGATCCTGTCGTTAAAAGATTCCTGGCCTGGGACCGAGATCTGTTGGTATCTGACAAGGTACGGTGTTTTCCGCTCAGATGGACTCCTGCTCCAGCATCTCTCCTGGGGCACGGGAGCACTCTCAGATGCCACAGGTCACTTCCCTCTCCACCCGGACGCCTGTCCCAGGTCCCGTCGGGAGCCTCGTGGTCTCTTGCAGATCCTCCGGGACCTGAGCGGGAGGCGAGCCCCTTTCATTGTTGCCACCTTaagtcctctctcctctcagctcctggGTCTCCCTTTTGCTCCAGCTTATGAAAGGCTCTCCTGTGCGGGCCGTCCTCAACACAGACCCTCAAATGAGCAGAGCCCGCCGTCCTGGTAGCATCTGAAACTCCAAGCCTCTGacgccccctgcccctccccaaatGCGCAGGCTCACTCAACACAGGGGTCTCCTCTCTGAGCAGCAGCAACACCTGCCCCAGTTCCCGCCCCCTTATCCCGCTGTTCCTCCCCCTCCAGGGTGGGACatctttggtgatttttttcccctcctgtttCCATCAGTATCTGCTGTCCATGGTCATAGCTTATTTCAGCCGGGCTGGCCTCTTCTCCTGGCAGTACCGGCGGATTCATTTCTTCATCGCTCTGTGAGTATTTCCCCTGCTCCCTTCAGTCAATGTTCTGCCCcctgggagggtggaggagagaagtgggaccctgccctctcctc encodes:
- the LOC124232004 gene encoding speedy protein E4-like; this encodes MTSRPPSPQPSTSGYPLEVIVNEESPGPSARWVDPRPLPESSGLKRKREWSESLQEETEEETAAKAEDSWVVEWLCGLRMKLKKQRVSTVLPEHHEVFNTLLEDPVVKRFLAWDRDLLVSDKYLLSMVIAYFSRAGLFSWQYRRIHFFIALYLANDMEEDNQAPKQAIFSFLYGKNRAERPLFHQLRLQFVRSMDWRMRVTREECEEIQAFDPDLWVWGRDRALLP